The following are encoded together in the uncultured Sphaerochaeta sp. genome:
- the hprK gene encoding HPr(Ser) kinase/phosphatase, which translates to MPDFTVLDLLDLDLKEHNHLRLSCIAGRSGLSKRITTSKISRPGLPLSGFFIEFSNNSIQVFGKGERAYLDKLEGEQNTDSINKLFSYDIPCCVFCDNSDPSPRLIELAEETGTAILKTDLLSSDFSRRLYQTLDEVFAPTQTIHGVLVEVYGIGVLITGESGVGKSETALELIERGHRLISDDTVKLRNISDNYLIGMGENPLLAHHMELRGLGIINLANLYGVGAIRDRKQVQLAVHLEPWDAQKNYDRVGEATLEDIYLGIAIPKVIIPVKPGRNIPVIIETAARNERLKKLGYYSAKEFDQSVLKWLESESARKMYYINEETL; encoded by the coding sequence ATGCCTGATTTTACTGTCTTGGATTTATTGGACCTGGACCTGAAGGAACACAATCACTTACGTCTTAGCTGCATAGCTGGACGCTCTGGGCTCTCAAAGCGAATTACCACCAGCAAAATCAGTCGACCTGGACTCCCTCTCAGCGGGTTTTTCATAGAGTTCAGCAACAATTCTATTCAGGTCTTCGGCAAGGGAGAGAGAGCCTACTTGGACAAGTTGGAGGGAGAGCAAAACACCGATAGCATCAACAAACTCTTCAGCTATGACATTCCCTGTTGTGTCTTTTGTGACAATAGTGACCCAAGCCCTCGGCTTATTGAACTAGCGGAGGAGACAGGTACTGCAATTCTCAAGACAGATCTCCTCTCCAGTGACTTTTCCAGACGTCTGTATCAGACGCTTGATGAGGTATTTGCCCCTACCCAGACCATACATGGTGTTCTTGTTGAGGTATATGGTATCGGGGTGCTAATTACCGGAGAAAGCGGAGTAGGAAAGAGTGAAACCGCTCTGGAGTTGATCGAGCGAGGACACAGATTGATCAGTGATGACACGGTCAAGCTGAGAAATATCAGTGACAATTATCTCATCGGAATGGGGGAAAACCCCCTGCTCGCCCACCACATGGAGCTGAGAGGACTGGGCATTATCAATCTTGCCAATCTCTACGGGGTTGGAGCAATCAGGGACAGGAAGCAGGTACAGCTTGCTGTCCATCTCGAACCATGGGATGCACAAAAGAACTATGACCGGGTTGGGGAAGCAACACTGGAAGATATCTACCTGGGTATTGCCATTCCCAAGGTCATCATTCCAGTAAAGCCTGGCCGAAACATACCGGTCATCATCGAGACCGCTGCTAGAAATGAACGTCTGAAAAAACTCGGATACTATTCAGCCAAGGAGTTCGATCAGAGTGTTCTCAAGTGGCTGGAGAGTGAGTCAGCGCGAAAAATGTATTATATCAACGAGGAGACGCTGTAA
- a CDS encoding HPr family phosphocarrier protein, producing the protein MVTKELKVYNRAGIHARPAASIVKLANQYKSDLYLEKDTMKINGKSIMGIITLGATHQSSILMTCDGPDEQQMADAIEHLFENRFEE; encoded by the coding sequence ATGGTAACCAAAGAACTGAAGGTCTATAACCGAGCCGGCATTCATGCACGGCCAGCTGCATCAATCGTCAAGCTGGCCAATCAATACAAAAGTGATCTGTATCTGGAAAAGGATACAATGAAGATAAATGGAAAATCCATCATGGGGATCATCACACTGGGAGCAACCCACCAGAGCTCCATCCTGATGACGTGTGATGGACCGGATGAACAACAAATGGCAGATGCAATTGAGCATCTGTTTGAAAACAGGTTTGAGGAGTAG
- the lexA gene encoding transcriptional repressor LexA produces the protein MRELTDRQKAIATFISSYIKENNYAPSVRDIADHFQFSVKAAHDHLKALEAKQVIKTTGGVSRSIEVIGEEFFPREELIQVPVIGSIAAGAPLMSEENTDFILNIPATMLRTTRNTYFALKIRGESMIEDGIYDGDIAIIRKCDVAERGDIVAASVGDDEPGITLKGYYPGKGSVELRPANATMGPIITRSCKIHGKLHLLIRNYR, from the coding sequence ATGCGCGAACTTACCGATCGGCAAAAAGCCATAGCGACCTTCATCAGTTCGTACATCAAGGAGAACAACTATGCTCCTTCCGTACGGGATATTGCTGACCACTTCCAATTCTCAGTGAAAGCCGCCCATGACCATCTGAAAGCGCTTGAGGCAAAGCAGGTGATAAAAACCACCGGAGGAGTCTCACGTTCCATTGAAGTTATCGGTGAAGAGTTCTTCCCCCGTGAAGAACTGATCCAGGTGCCGGTCATTGGTTCCATCGCCGCAGGAGCACCCTTGATGAGCGAAGAGAACACTGATTTTATTCTCAACATTCCTGCAACCATGTTGAGAACGACAAGAAATACCTACTTTGCCCTAAAAATCAGGGGAGAGAGCATGATTGAGGATGGTATTTACGATGGGGATATCGCCATCATCCGTAAGTGCGATGTAGCTGAACGGGGAGACATAGTAGCGGCATCCGTGGGGGATGATGAACCAGGGATTACGCTCAAGGGCTACTACCCTGGCAAGGGAAGTGTGGAACTTCGCCCAGCCAATGCAACGATGGGCCCGATTATCACGCGTTCTTGCAAGATCCACGGCAAGTTACACCTTCTGATCCGGAACTATCGATGA
- the holA gene encoding DNA polymerase III subunit delta — protein sequence MSERAYLLLGPETGAKEQVLKDIRDNLKEAHGGEIELSRFYPFETENGEILNALNNNSLFSEHRMVILSQAEQLGSAMVDSIANYLAHPVETATLIIISSELYLSQKIMKAIPKRNIQTFYDLLENQKTEWIRNFFRKLGISITADGIDLLIDLTEDNTQELRLICNQLSLFWQIDKRARPIEEEDVETYIYHSRQEDAFTLFPLIARGDLKQSMQSLHSILGSGDSQSSILLVNGLLWQFRRLYSLQEFIFQGGSESEAYLQAHVQGKSSPIRKPKDKTTYRNALHRFDIESIRKIIIALGEADLEVKESGSELTDLVLERLLYRIMKCQGNPLNKASFASLI from the coding sequence ATGAGTGAACGAGCATATCTTCTACTTGGCCCCGAAACAGGAGCTAAAGAACAGGTTTTGAAAGATATCCGGGACAACCTTAAAGAGGCCCATGGTGGAGAGATAGAGCTTAGCAGATTCTACCCTTTCGAGACTGAAAATGGGGAAATTCTCAATGCACTGAACAATAACAGCCTGTTCAGCGAGCATCGTATGGTTATCTTGAGCCAGGCGGAGCAGCTTGGATCGGCCATGGTGGATTCCATTGCAAACTATCTTGCCCATCCGGTGGAAACAGCAACGCTGATCATCATTTCCAGCGAACTCTATCTCTCACAGAAAATCATGAAGGCAATTCCCAAGAGGAATATTCAGACATTCTATGATCTCCTGGAAAACCAGAAGACTGAATGGATCAGAAATTTCTTCAGGAAGTTGGGGATTTCCATCACGGCCGATGGAATAGATCTCCTGATTGACCTCACTGAAGACAATACTCAGGAACTGCGTCTGATCTGCAACCAGCTGTCTCTATTCTGGCAGATTGACAAGCGTGCTCGCCCCATTGAAGAAGAGGATGTCGAGACCTATATCTATCATAGCAGACAGGAAGATGCATTCACCCTTTTTCCCTTGATTGCCAGGGGGGATCTAAAACAGAGCATGCAATCACTACACAGTATTCTTGGTAGTGGAGACAGCCAAAGCTCCATCCTCTTGGTGAATGGATTACTCTGGCAGTTCAGGAGGCTTTACTCACTCCAAGAATTCATCTTCCAGGGTGGCAGTGAGAGTGAGGCGTATTTGCAAGCACATGTACAGGGTAAGAGTAGCCCGATCAGGAAACCAAAGGATAAGACTACGTACAGGAATGCTTTGCATCGCTTTGATATCGAGTCCATCAGGAAGATAATCATTGCGCTGGGTGAAGCTGACCTTGAAGTCAAGGAATCCGGTAGTGAGCTCACAGATTTGGTGCTTGAGAGGTTGCTCTACCGGATCATGAAATGTCAGGGAAACCCACTCAACAAGGCCAGCTTTGCCTCTCTGATCTAG
- the uvrC gene encoding excinuclease ABC subunit UvrC, with amino-acid sequence MKKKEEEAVQYNPASEVESLGSVAAEQVSPQMQARDLPHASGVYLMRDEKGSIIYIGKAKDLRKRVTSYFLANRSAKTAALVRKIASIEYIITGNEYEALVLENNLIKKYSPHYNISLKDGKSYPMIRITNEKFPKVFKTRRIIDDGSSYYGPYPDAGKLDLYLDLIAKLFPLRRCSTPLRKREKPCLYYHIGLCLGPCAGLVSKEEYGKSVTAVRNLLEGRTDALLATLQEEMILASKALNFEEAATKRDQIAAIKTTQVGQQVQDFANESRDYAAIEMRGPLCTISLMQMRDGQLIGRALYRAETLGEETDTLLNFLIQYYADGQKLPQFLYVSHEIDVHLIRRYFTEQLGGRLEVNLPIDGKHYRILRMARENASRDVEKRLKSKDNTRALEELADILGLAAPPTLIEGFDIAQLHGKYTVASLISFRNGNPDKPNYRRYNIKSLEGRIDDYESIREAVARRYTKILNENLERPGLLVIDGGQGQVNAAREILDALGMVDIPIIGLAEQFETIVFDDEREDLQLPEDNEALRLVIAVRDECHRFATSANQAARSREASFRVLESVEGIGRKRSERLMKQYGSLESILAKSAEELCKEGGLSLVVAKRILSQLSL; translated from the coding sequence ATGAAGAAGAAGGAAGAGGAAGCAGTTCAGTATAACCCAGCCAGTGAGGTGGAAAGCCTTGGAAGTGTAGCAGCAGAACAGGTCAGTCCCCAGATGCAGGCACGTGATTTGCCCCATGCCAGTGGTGTCTATTTGATGCGTGACGAGAAAGGGTCCATCATCTATATCGGAAAGGCAAAGGATCTTCGCAAACGGGTAACCAGCTACTTTCTCGCGAACAGGAGTGCCAAGACGGCAGCACTTGTAAGGAAGATTGCTTCCATCGAGTATATCATAACTGGTAACGAGTATGAGGCATTGGTACTTGAGAATAATCTTATCAAGAAGTACTCGCCGCACTACAATATCTCCCTCAAGGATGGCAAGAGCTATCCAATGATCAGGATAACCAATGAGAAGTTCCCTAAGGTCTTTAAGACGAGGCGAATCATTGATGATGGTTCCTCCTATTATGGTCCGTATCCGGATGCAGGGAAACTGGACCTCTACCTTGATCTGATCGCAAAACTATTTCCTCTTAGAAGATGCTCCACACCACTGAGAAAGCGGGAGAAGCCTTGCTTGTACTACCACATTGGACTCTGTCTGGGGCCTTGTGCTGGACTGGTCAGTAAGGAGGAGTATGGGAAATCCGTTACGGCGGTAAGGAATCTTCTGGAGGGGAGAACCGATGCACTCCTGGCAACATTGCAGGAGGAAATGATCCTAGCCTCCAAGGCACTGAATTTTGAGGAAGCCGCAACCAAGCGAGACCAGATAGCCGCCATCAAGACCACTCAGGTAGGACAACAAGTACAAGACTTTGCAAATGAGAGCAGGGACTACGCAGCTATTGAGATGCGAGGTCCCTTATGTACCATCAGCTTAATGCAAATGCGCGATGGTCAGTTGATCGGTCGGGCATTATATCGTGCAGAGACACTTGGAGAGGAGACGGACACCCTATTGAACTTCCTGATACAGTACTATGCGGATGGGCAGAAACTTCCACAATTCCTGTATGTCTCCCATGAGATAGATGTGCATTTGATCAGGCGTTATTTCACCGAGCAACTGGGAGGAAGACTGGAAGTTAACCTTCCCATCGACGGAAAACATTACCGAATACTCCGCATGGCTAGAGAGAATGCAAGCCGTGATGTGGAAAAGCGGTTGAAGAGCAAGGACAACACCAGGGCATTGGAGGAACTTGCAGATATCCTGGGTCTTGCTGCCCCGCCAACCCTTATCGAGGGGTTTGATATTGCCCAGTTACATGGCAAGTACACCGTTGCATCCCTGATTTCATTCCGCAATGGCAATCCAGACAAGCCAAATTACCGCAGGTACAACATAAAGAGCCTTGAAGGAAGGATTGATGACTATGAATCCATACGTGAGGCAGTAGCCAGACGGTACACAAAGATTCTGAATGAGAATCTCGAACGTCCTGGACTGCTGGTTATCGATGGTGGCCAGGGCCAGGTCAATGCTGCCCGGGAGATCCTCGATGCGCTGGGGATGGTGGATATTCCCATCATCGGGCTTGCCGAACAGTTTGAGACGATTGTATTTGATGATGAGAGAGAGGACCTTCAACTCCCAGAGGACAATGAGGCATTACGGTTGGTGATCGCTGTACGGGATGAGTGCCACCGGTTTGCCACCAGTGCAAACCAAGCAGCAAGGAGTCGTGAAGCCTCTTTTCGAGTTCTGGAGTCCGTAGAGGGAATTGGGAGAAAGCGAAGTGAGCGTTTGATGAAACAGTACGGAAGTCTGGAATCCATCCTGGCAAAGTCAGCTGAGGAGCTGTGTAAGGAAGGGGGGCTCTCCCTTGTTGTTGCAAAGCGGATACTAAGCCAGCTCTCCCTCTAG
- a CDS encoding spore photoproduct lyase family protein, with protein sequence MNHPLFTTLPTVEQHYLMELDERYHFSFQQQRQLIESACDLAMWQLGPLEKWIDEEKVAKMQGKSQAKGLVADHLNKIQKERKKPTNYQDFNPDTRLPDKFQSLFISSDTLMGRCPCPVEGEKIRCCNLKTLDVVQQCAFGCSYCSIQSFYNSHEIKVVENLSKRLQDIDLDEDTWHIGTGQSSDSLLWGNDYGTLDALSILASRYPNLIIELKTKSKRSDYLDLDLPSNIVSTWSLNAPTIIEKEEHLAASLQGRIDAARKARDKGRIIGFHLHPMVYFEGWQEEYGSLIEQVTTMFLPEELMMFSLGTLTFTKAVLRQLRTNHYQTRVLDMDLTATAGKYSYPSEIKQTMFSFAYDQFPPLWKQGDPFFYLCMEDPSLWQPTFGYAYPNDKTFEAAMKASYQACLERKRDRL encoded by the coding sequence ATGAATCATCCCCTCTTTACAACCCTTCCCACTGTGGAACAACACTATCTAATGGAGCTTGATGAACGTTATCACTTCAGTTTCCAGCAGCAACGACAGCTCATTGAAAGCGCATGTGACCTTGCTATGTGGCAACTGGGGCCGCTAGAGAAGTGGATAGATGAAGAGAAGGTAGCAAAAATGCAGGGGAAATCCCAGGCCAAGGGATTGGTAGCCGACCATTTGAACAAAATACAGAAAGAGCGGAAAAAACCAACCAACTACCAGGATTTCAATCCTGATACTCGCCTTCCTGACAAGTTCCAGAGTCTTTTTATCTCCTCTGACACCCTGATGGGAAGATGTCCCTGCCCGGTAGAGGGAGAGAAAATTCGTTGCTGCAATCTCAAGACCCTTGATGTTGTGCAGCAGTGTGCGTTCGGTTGTTCCTACTGCTCAATTCAATCTTTTTATAACAGCCATGAAATAAAAGTGGTGGAAAATCTTTCAAAACGATTGCAGGATATCGACCTTGATGAGGATACCTGGCATATCGGTACTGGACAAAGCAGCGATTCGCTCCTTTGGGGCAATGACTATGGGACCCTCGATGCACTTTCCATCCTGGCTTCCCGTTATCCCAATCTCATCATCGAACTCAAGACAAAGAGCAAACGGAGTGACTATCTCGACCTTGACCTCCCGTCTAATATTGTTTCCACATGGTCTCTCAATGCTCCAACGATCATTGAGAAAGAGGAACATTTGGCAGCTTCACTCCAGGGACGGATTGATGCGGCAAGGAAGGCAAGGGACAAAGGAAGGATCATAGGGTTTCATCTGCATCCCATGGTCTACTTCGAGGGATGGCAGGAGGAGTATGGTTCGCTCATTGAACAGGTAACAACCATGTTCCTGCCTGAAGAGTTGATGATGTTCTCCCTCGGAACGCTTACGTTCACCAAGGCAGTTCTGAGACAACTCAGAACTAATCACTATCAAACCAGGGTACTGGACATGGATCTCACTGCAACGGCTGGGAAATACTCCTATCCATCGGAGATCAAACAAACGATGTTCTCATTTGCCTATGATCAGTTTCCTCCCCTCTGGAAACAGGGTGATCCCTTCTTCTACCTCTGTATGGAGGATCCTTCTCTCTGGCAACCAACCTTTGGATATGCCTATCCCAACGACAAGACCTTTGAGGCAGCGATGAAAGCCTCTTACCAGGCATGTCTGGAGAGGAAAAGAGATAGGTTATAG
- the thyX gene encoding FAD-dependent thymidylate synthase: protein MAHCIVSAAEEILDKEFPVLDHGFVRLVDYLGSDERIVQSARVSYGSGTKTYRQDKGLINYLLRNDHTSPFEQVNFTFHVKMPIFVARQWIRHRTGRVNEISGRYSVMSDECYQPDSAHINFQSDDNKQGRTADPVDDEMAKKVLSILSEDQKRSYDTYQKLLDMGIARELSRIDLPLSLYTEWYWQMDLHNLFHFLQLRLDAHAQYEIRIYAQTILDLVRKVCPIATEAFEEHKLGGKQFSKSEMEAIKSILKGEANPLSGRALDLFEKKFN, encoded by the coding sequence ATGGCACATTGCATCGTCAGCGCTGCTGAAGAGATTTTGGATAAGGAATTCCCCGTACTTGATCATGGGTTCGTACGCTTGGTTGACTACTTGGGAAGTGATGAGCGAATCGTACAGAGCGCACGGGTTTCGTACGGGAGTGGTACCAAGACCTACCGACAGGACAAGGGCTTGATCAACTACCTCTTGAGAAATGACCATACCTCGCCCTTTGAACAGGTAAACTTCACCTTCCATGTGAAGATGCCGATTTTTGTTGCCAGGCAGTGGATTCGCCACCGCACAGGCAGGGTGAACGAGATCAGCGGAAGGTATAGTGTCATGAGTGATGAGTGCTACCAGCCAGATTCTGCCCATATCAATTTCCAGAGTGATGACAACAAGCAAGGAAGAACCGCTGATCCTGTTGATGACGAGATGGCAAAAAAGGTACTCTCCATTCTCAGCGAAGACCAGAAGCGGAGCTACGATACCTACCAGAAGCTTCTGGATATGGGTATCGCAAGGGAACTCAGCCGCATCGATCTTCCCTTGAGCCTCTACACCGAATGGTACTGGCAGATGGACCTCCATAATCTGTTCCACTTCCTGCAGCTCCGCCTTGATGCCCATGCACAATATGAGATCCGCATCTACGCACAGACCATTCTTGACCTGGTGAGAAAGGTTTGTCCGATTGCCACTGAGGCATTCGAGGAGCATAAGCTTGGAGGAAAGCAGTTCAGTAAAAGTGAGATGGAAGCGATCAAATCCATACTCAAGGGGGAAGCTAACCCGCTTTCCGGTAGGGCCTTGGACTTGTTTGAAAAGAAATTTAACTAG
- a CDS encoding RsmE family RNA methyltransferase, which yields MNIILFSTLAKTNELPMNDHRARHIKKILHLGVSDTFQAGVINQSKGLATITNMDEHVISFTYEVENEQSSSLYPVTLIVAQVRPISMRRILREAVSLGVGSLILCTTDTAEKSYAQANLYTSGEYESILIDGAMQSGQSGVSSLQFASSLRDAITKIAPDTQRIVLDNVWEGKPLSVLQVEEKSPVVLAIGGERGFSDRERTLFREYRFQFASLGKRILRTETACSAGVAVLLGRMGLL from the coding sequence ATGAACATCATCCTCTTTTCGACTTTGGCCAAGACTAATGAACTGCCCATGAATGACCATAGGGCTCGCCATATCAAGAAAATCCTTCATTTAGGCGTGAGCGATACCTTCCAAGCAGGAGTTATCAATCAGAGCAAGGGATTGGCTACCATCACAAATATGGATGAGCATGTTATCTCCTTTACCTACGAAGTAGAGAATGAGCAGTCATCCTCTCTCTATCCGGTAACACTTATCGTTGCCCAGGTCAGACCGATCAGCATGAGAAGGATTCTCAGGGAAGCTGTGAGCCTTGGGGTAGGTTCCCTCATCCTTTGTACCACTGACACTGCCGAGAAATCCTATGCACAAGCCAATCTCTACACCAGTGGGGAATATGAAAGCATCCTCATCGATGGAGCGATGCAGAGTGGTCAGAGCGGGGTCAGCTCACTGCAGTTTGCCTCTTCACTCAGGGATGCCATTACCAAGATTGCTCCAGATACCCAGAGAATTGTCCTTGACAATGTCTGGGAAGGAAAACCTCTCTCAGTGTTGCAAGTAGAGGAAAAGTCACCTGTTGTCTTGGCTATTGGAGGAGAGCGTGGGTTCAGTGATAGGGAGCGAACGCTCTTTAGGGAATATAGGTTTCAGTTTGCATCACTGGGGAAGCGAATTTTGAGGACTGAGACAGCTTGCAGTGCAGGAGTAGCTGTATTGCTTGGTCGGATGGGGCTTCTCTAG
- a CDS encoding lipoate--protein ligase, with the protein MKNAIYLANSHDCAANLAGEAYLMSLPYEHVLYLWVNDPCIVIGRYQNPFSECNLQRMNEEGVQLVRRQSGGGAVYHDQGNLCFTLIGNKEQTSKEENFALILKALSTLSLDCDLSGRNDILLNGKKISGNAFQTTATKFCHHGTLLISSDLSVMGNYLTPSSTKLASKAVKSVASRVGNLKEGNQNITSEIVQDALIEAFKATYGEAEVQEIDFTTFPAAQENYHRFGDRSKILEQTPQFSHSFTHRFPWGEADFRILVEKGVFSDILMFTDSLDTSIVERIKTLLVGVPYEKKAVEAVLNECEQDDCSDLLTYLLDSFSS; encoded by the coding sequence ATGAAGAATGCAATCTACTTGGCGAATTCGCACGACTGTGCAGCAAACCTGGCCGGAGAGGCATACCTGATGAGTCTGCCTTATGAACATGTGTTGTATCTTTGGGTGAACGATCCCTGTATCGTAATCGGACGATACCAGAACCCGTTCAGTGAGTGTAACCTACAACGTATGAATGAGGAAGGAGTCCAACTTGTGAGAAGGCAAAGTGGGGGTGGAGCGGTCTACCATGACCAGGGCAACCTCTGTTTTACCTTGATTGGGAACAAGGAACAGACATCTAAGGAAGAGAACTTTGCTTTGATTCTCAAGGCACTTTCCACCCTTTCCCTTGATTGCGATCTCTCTGGCCGGAATGATATTCTTCTGAATGGGAAAAAGATCTCTGGGAATGCTTTTCAGACAACTGCTACCAAATTCTGTCATCATGGAACACTGCTGATCAGCAGCGACTTGTCGGTAATGGGCAATTATCTTACCCCAAGTTCCACCAAACTGGCTTCCAAGGCGGTAAAATCCGTAGCATCCCGAGTTGGAAATCTTAAGGAAGGCAACCAAAATATTACCAGTGAGATTGTACAGGATGCGTTGATTGAGGCTTTCAAGGCAACCTACGGGGAGGCTGAGGTACAGGAGATTGACTTTACTACCTTTCCTGCCGCCCAGGAAAACTATCACCGGTTCGGAGACCGATCAAAAATTCTCGAGCAGACACCACAATTCAGCCACTCTTTCACCCACCGTTTTCCATGGGGCGAAGCTGATTTCAGAATCCTTGTAGAGAAAGGTGTATTTAGTGATATCCTCATGTTCACCGACAGCCTTGATACTTCCATTGTAGAACGTATCAAAACACTCCTGGTCGGAGTTCCGTATGAAAAGAAAGCAGTAGAGGCGGTATTGAATGAGTGTGAGCAGGACGATTGCTCTGACCTGCTCACCTACTTGCTAGATTCCTTCTCTTCCTGA
- the malQ gene encoding 4-alpha-glucanotransferase, translated as MKHDIRRCGVLMHPTSFPSPHGIGSLGDEAFTFIDLLSQAKVSLWQILPLGPTGYGDSPYAARSTFAGNELLIDLRTLAYEGYLEVEAVLFHPEFPSDRVEYGSVRSYKEPLLEQAATTFIGEAAKKDWDSYLQFVQENQWWLEDYALYQVLCRTYNDSRWFEIWPKKIRLREEATLQQLKKEHAQAIENIQVQQYFFFTQWTKVKRYANKKGIQIIGDIPIFVAPDSVDAWSNRDLLKMDEDGRQTASSGVPPDAFSDEGQLWGNPVYDWKAHQRQQFSWWIKRIEKTLEICDIIRIDHFRGFAAYWEVPKGEKTAMNGTWKPSPGKEFFSALKEHLGEALPIIAEDLGVITEDVDELRLSNGFPGMKILQFAFSVENGKLDASNAYLPHNCEHNSVIYTGTHDNNTTRGWYDTLDEQTKDAVRRYLECPDDQIVWQLIRQMLLSHAKDAILPMQDWLELGAEGRMNIPSTCGVSNWSWRAETLHPEGWRVDRLRSLIELSGREGI; from the coding sequence ATGAAACATGACATACGACGCTGTGGTGTATTGATGCATCCTACATCATTTCCCTCACCCCATGGAATTGGATCATTGGGTGATGAGGCTTTTACTTTTATTGACTTGCTTTCCCAAGCGAAGGTGAGTTTGTGGCAGATTCTTCCCCTAGGGCCCACCGGCTATGGGGACAGTCCTTATGCAGCTCGGTCTACCTTTGCCGGGAATGAGCTCCTGATCGACCTCAGGACACTTGCCTATGAGGGATATCTGGAGGTGGAAGCGGTTCTCTTCCATCCCGAGTTTCCTTCCGACCGTGTTGAATACGGTAGCGTACGCTCCTATAAGGAACCGCTTTTGGAACAAGCAGCCACAACCTTCATTGGAGAGGCAGCAAAGAAAGATTGGGATTCGTACCTGCAATTTGTTCAGGAAAACCAGTGGTGGTTGGAGGACTATGCTCTCTACCAAGTACTCTGCAGGACCTACAATGATTCCCGTTGGTTTGAGATTTGGCCTAAAAAAATAAGGTTGCGGGAAGAGGCTACATTGCAACAGCTCAAGAAGGAGCACGCACAGGCAATTGAGAACATACAGGTACAACAATACTTCTTTTTTACGCAGTGGACTAAGGTTAAGCGATATGCCAACAAGAAGGGTATCCAAATCATAGGAGATATCCCTATCTTTGTCGCTCCCGACAGCGTGGATGCTTGGTCAAATAGAGACTTACTGAAAATGGATGAAGATGGCAGGCAAACCGCTTCAAGCGGAGTTCCGCCAGATGCCTTCTCTGATGAAGGGCAGCTGTGGGGGAATCCCGTCTATGATTGGAAAGCACACCAGAGGCAACAGTTCTCCTGGTGGATCAAGCGAATAGAGAAGACCCTGGAGATTTGTGACATTATCAGAATTGACCACTTCCGAGGATTTGCTGCCTATTGGGAAGTGCCGAAAGGTGAAAAAACTGCCATGAATGGTACCTGGAAACCATCACCGGGAAAGGAGTTCTTCTCTGCACTCAAAGAACATCTTGGGGAAGCTCTTCCCATTATTGCCGAAGACCTAGGAGTGATTACCGAAGATGTGGATGAACTCAGGCTCTCCAATGGATTCCCAGGTATGAAGATACTTCAGTTTGCCTTCTCGGTTGAGAACGGAAAGCTGGATGCAAGCAATGCCTACTTACCACACAATTGTGAGCACAACAGTGTCATCTATACGGGTACCCATGACAACAATACCACCAGAGGGTGGTATGATACCTTGGATGAACAGACCAAGGATGCTGTGAGGCGCTATCTTGAATGTCCTGATGACCAGATAGTTTGGCAGTTGATCAGGCAGATGTTACTCTCTCATGCCAAGGATGCCATTCTCCCCATGCAGGATTGGCTGGAACTTGGTGCGGAAGGAAGAATGAACATCCCTTCCACCTGTGGGGTGAGTAATTGGAGCTGGAGAGCAGAAACCCTCCACCCAGAGGGATGGAGGGTTGACCGACTCAGATCCTTGATAGAACTATCAGGAAGAGAAGGAATCTAG
- a CDS encoding CarD family transcriptional regulator — MNSPQETKQFAIGEHVVYPLQGVGVIKRIEERMFRGVATMYYVIYLDISDMTVMIPVDKSEEMGIRPIVGDKEAKLAIESISSKYEPMPVDWKVRYQMNVDLLKQGSITSIAKVVQALYHRSKIKELPVQERKLYDNALRLLIDEISFALKKDKKEIEMLVFSKLEK, encoded by the coding sequence ATGAATTCACCCCAGGAAACAAAACAATTTGCCATCGGAGAACATGTAGTATATCCTCTCCAAGGCGTAGGCGTCATCAAGCGTATTGAAGAACGAATGTTCAGAGGCGTCGCTACGATGTATTACGTGATTTACCTTGATATCTCCGATATGACGGTGATGATTCCTGTGGACAAGTCCGAGGAAATGGGGATCAGGCCAATCGTAGGAGACAAAGAAGCGAAGCTGGCAATTGAGTCCATTTCGAGCAAGTATGAACCGATGCCGGTAGATTGGAAGGTCCGCTATCAGATGAATGTGGATCTGCTCAAGCAGGGTTCCATTACGTCCATTGCGAAGGTGGTACAAGCACTCTATCATCGCAGCAAGATCAAGGAACTGCCGGTACAAGAGCGAAAGCTCTATGACAATGCACTTCGTTTGTTGATCGACGAGATCTCGTTTGCCTTGAAGAAGGACAAAAAAGAGATTGAAATGCTTGTATTCTCCAAATTGGAGAAATAG